A stretch of the Glandiceps talaboti chromosome 23, keGlaTala1.1, whole genome shotgun sequence genome encodes the following:
- the LOC144452713 gene encoding ileal sodium/bile acid cotransporter-like has product MELGTVVTTGEVTAEAVVYAANDCPKDIAVTLVAQLLNGTNATAAPPVIPSYVPAIQIVKATTTIVVTLGMMISMGCVITFQETFAHVKKPFAILIGFLCQYGILPLTGFGLSHLFKLEPQYALGVLIMSCCPGGTTSNILTYWIHGDVSLSICMTTCSTIVAFGMMPLLLYIYSRSWTDNPAVIPYTQIVITLVCILVPVVVGMFIRHKSKPIADKVSRVLATVALVGIGMIVIFEAILRSDTYTKHTDLWIIGFMLPGVGGGVSFAIATFVKLPGPQKRTVAVETGWQNLGVALTLILMSFPNDAGEVGAFVSIYLAIQSSLVYALVPIGCFCSKRLEGADKKEQSIEYRNGNAIEIQEENEGEVKINLSDRNGYKALPKDNESTTAVTITSDGPAENELNSAQKEAMLTESVI; this is encoded by the exons ATGGAGCTCGGGACCGTAGTTACGACAGGGGAAGTTACAGCAGAGGCTGTAGTGTACGCTGCCAATGACTGCCCAAAGGACATTGCTGTTACGCTAGTAGCGCAACTCTTGAACGGCACCAATGCCACTGCAGCACCACCAGTTATTCCTTCTTATGTCCCTGCAATTCAGATTGTCAAGGCAACAACCACCATAGTCGTCACCCTTGGGATGATGATATCAATGGGATGTGTCATCACCTTCCAAGAGACATTTGCACATGTCAAAAAACCCTTCGCAATTTTGATAGGTTTTCTCTGTCAATATGGTATTCTTCCACTGACTGGCTTTGGTCTTTCCCATCTCTTTAAACTTGAACCGCAGTATGCCCTCGGTGTTCTGATTATGTCATGCTGTCCAGGAGGAACCACATCTAATATACTGACATACTGGATACATGGTGATGTATCGCTCAG TATTTGTATGACAACATGTTCTACTATCGTAGCGTTCGGTATGATGCCCTTGTTGCTGTATATATACAGTAGAAGTTGGACCGACAACCCAGCCGTCATCCCGTACACACAAATCGTCATTACATTAGTCTGTATATTGGTTCCTGTCGTCGTTGGAATGTTCATACGTCACAAGTCGAAGCCAATTGCAGATAAAGTCAGTCGG GTTTTGGCTACCGTTGCGTTGGTTGGTATTGGAATGATCGTAATCTTTGAGGCTATCCTTCGCTCGGACACGTACACCAAACACACCGATTTGTGGATTATTGGGTTCATGCTTCCGGGCGTTGGAGGTGGAGTCAGTTTCGCGATCGCTACATTTGTCAAATTGCCAGGGCCGCAGAAACGTACCGTAGCAGTTGAAACTGGTTGGCAAAATCTTGGTGTAGCCCTTACCCTGATATTGATGTCATTCCCAAACGACGCTGGCGAAGTAGGAGCGTTCGTTAGCATCTACCTCGCTATACAAAGTAGTCTCGTGTATGCTCTCGTACCAATCGGCTGCTTCTGTTCCAAACGTCTTGAAGGCGCTGACAAGAAGGAGCAAAGTATCGAATACAGAAATGGTAATGCTATCGAAATACAGGAAGAGAATGAAGGAGAGGTCAAAATCAATCTATCAGATCGAAACGGATACAAAGCATTACCGAAAGATAATGAATCGACTACAGCTGTGACGATAACAAGTGATGGGCCTGCCGAAAATGAACTAAACAGTGCGCAAAAAGAAGCAATGTTGACAGAGTCTGTCATATAA